The following coding sequences are from one Perognathus longimembris pacificus isolate PPM17 chromosome 13, ASM2315922v1, whole genome shotgun sequence window:
- the LOC125361766 gene encoding olfactory receptor 2AG2-like → MELWNSTLGSGFILVGILNDSGFPELLCATLTVLYMVALTSNGLLLLLITMDARLHVPMYLLLRQLSLIDLLFTTVVTPKAIMDFLLGDNSISFGGCALQMFLALTLGGTEDLLLAFMAYDRYVAICHPFKYMIFMRPRICWLMVTTSWILASLSALGHTTYTMHFPFCMALEIRHLLCEIPPLLKLACADTSTYELLVYVTGVTFLLLPLSAIVTSYTLILFTVLRMPSNEGRKKALLTCSSHLTVVGMFYGAATFMYVLPSSFHNPRQDNIISVFYTIVTPALNPLIYSLRNKEVMGALRRMVEKYMLSAPSTL, encoded by the coding sequence ATGGAGCTCTGGAACTCCACCTTGGGAAGTGGCTTCATCTTGGTGGGCATTCTGAATGACAGCGGGTTTCCTGAACTGCTCTGTGCCACACTCACAGTCCTGTACATGGTGGCCCTGACCAGCAATGGGCTGCTGCTCCTGCTCATCACAATGGATGCGAGGCTCCACGTGCCCATGTACCTCCTGCTTAGGCAGCTCTCTCTCATTGACCTCCTTTTCACAACAGTTGTCACACCCAAGGCCATCATGGACTTTCTCCTTGGAGATAACTCCATCTCCTTTGGAGGCTGTGCCCTTCAGATGTTCTTGGCACTGACACTTGGTGGTACAGAGGACCTGCTTCTAGCCTTCATGGCCTATGACAGATACGTGGCCATTTGTCATCCTTTCAAGTACATGATCTTCATGAGACCAAGAATCTGCTGGCTCATGGTGACCACATCTTGGATCTTGGCATCACTGAGTGCTCTAGGACATACCACCTACACCATGCATTTTCCTTTCTGCATGGCCTTGGAAATCAGACACCTGCTCTGTGAGATCCCCCCTCTGCTGAAGTTGGCCTGTGCAGACACCTCCACCTATGAACTCTTGGTATATGTGACAGGGGTGACTTTCCTCTTGCTCCCCCTTTCTGCCATTGTCACCTCTTACACACTCATTCTCTTCACTGTGCTCCGCATGCCCTCCAATGAGGGCAGGAAGAAAGCCCTTCTCACTTGCTCTTCCCACCTGACTGTGGTTGGGATGTTTTACGGAGCTGCTACATTCATGTATGTCCTACCCAGTTCTTTCCATAATCCCAGACAAGACAACATCATCTCTGTGTTCTACACAATTGTCACTCCGGCCCTGAACCCCCTCATCTACAGTTTGAGAAATAAGGAGGTCATGGGAGCCTTGAGAAGGATGGTGGAGAAATATATGCTGTCAGCACCCTCCACTCTTTAG